The following coding sequences are from one Pigmentibacter sp. JX0631 window:
- a CDS encoding Rpn family recombination-promoting nuclease/putative transposase has protein sequence MEFELLDIKNDYVFKRIFGEKEDVLIHFLNSVLNYPEDEKIISLTYLNTEINKDQEDDKETRLDVLAKLNNKSFVNIEIQVQNTYEYEKRCLYYWAKLYEQQLTSGKKYKTLKPAICIHILNFNFFKHKEHFFTKIKTLDIDTKYIFSSDFQLYFLEVPKIPDQYYNELDKWMHFFKGASKETVMAMQTPEIEKAFNTLEYISQDPVARAKYEARRKYELDYNTDMDGAREEGVKIGFTKGKTEGVQIGFAKGKDEGVNNRNKEIVLNLLANHFSIEMISKITDLPFSEIEKLKNT, from the coding sequence ATGGAATTTGAATTGCTTGATATTAAAAATGATTATGTCTTTAAACGCATTTTTGGGGAGAAAGAAGATGTTTTAATCCACTTTTTAAATAGCGTGTTAAATTACCCAGAAGATGAAAAAATTATTTCTTTAACTTATTTAAATACAGAAATTAATAAAGATCAAGAAGACGATAAGGAAACTAGGCTAGATGTCTTGGCTAAACTTAATAATAAAAGTTTTGTCAATATAGAAATCCAAGTACAAAATACCTATGAATATGAAAAACGGTGCTTGTATTACTGGGCGAAGCTTTATGAACAACAATTAACTAGCGGAAAGAAATATAAAACATTAAAACCAGCTATTTGTATTCATATTTTAAATTTTAATTTCTTTAAACACAAAGAACATTTTTTTACTAAAATTAAAACCTTAGACATTGATACAAAATATATTTTTAGTTCTGATTTCCAACTTTACTTTTTAGAAGTTCCCAAAATCCCTGATCAGTATTACAATGAACTGGACAAATGGATGCACTTTTTTAAAGGTGCTTCAAAGGAGACAGTCATGGCTATGCAAACACCTGAAATTGAAAAAGCATTTAATACACTCGAATATATCAGCCAAGATCCAGTTGCTAGGGCTAAGTACGAAGCCAGAAGAAAATATGAACTTGACTACAACACAGATATGGATGGAGCTAGAGAAGAGGGAGTAAAGATTGGTTTTACTAAAGGAAAAACTGAAGGGGTTCAAATAGGTTTTGCTAAAGGGAAAGATGAGGGAGTAAATAACCGAAACAAAGAAATTGTTTTAAACCTTTTAGCCAATCATTTTTCAATTGAAATGATCAGTAAAATAACAGATCTACCCTTTTCTGAAATAGAGAAACTAAAGAATACTTAG
- a CDS encoding Rpn family recombination-promoting nuclease/putative transposase, which translates to MCEGSTIYAICIHILNFNFFKDKDYFMTKIKPLDTETRKVFSHDFQLYFLEVPKIPDQYYNELDKWMHFFKGASKETVMAMQTPEIEKAFNTLEYISQDPIARAKYEARRKYELDYNTDMDGAREEGLQIGFTKGFQNGKHDQKIEIAKNLLANHFSIEMISKITDLPISELEKLKNI; encoded by the coding sequence ATGTGTGAAGGTTCGACGATTTACGCTATTTGTATTCATATTTTAAATTTTAATTTCTTTAAAGATAAAGATTATTTTATGACTAAAATTAAACCGTTGGATACAGAAACAAGAAAAGTTTTTTCTCACGATTTCCAACTTTACTTTTTAGAAGTTCCCAAAATCCCAGATCAGTATTATAATGAACTGGATAAATGGATGCACTTTTTTAAAGGTGCCTCAAAGGAGACTGTCATGGCTATGCAAACACCTGAAATTGAAAAAGCATTTAATACACTTGAATATATCAGCCAAGATCCCATTGCTAGAGCAAAATACGAAGCCAGAAGAAAATATGAACTTGACTACAACACCGATATGGATGGAGCTAGAGAAGAGGGATTACAGATTGGTTTTACTAAAGGTTTTCAAAATGGGAAACATGATCAAAAAATTGAAATAGCAAAAAACCTTTTAGCCAATCATTTTTCAATTGAAATGATCAGTAAAATAACAGATCTACCCATTTCTGAACTAGAGAAACTAAAGAATATTTAG
- a CDS encoding type II toxin-antitoxin system death-on-curing family toxin has product MKIKVIETELVIEINKRITLPLEQKHVCAQPEKIESALHAAIYPGNFPFVHGGIVDIAAALFFYIIKSHAFFDGNKRTALITAIVFLESNGWTLKYPLSPKNNEIATLADECAASIKNLDQVKKWFQMHKVKIKQLNK; this is encoded by the coding sequence ATGAAAATTAAAGTAATAGAAACAGAATTAGTAATTGAAATTAATAAAAGAATAACTTTACCGCTAGAACAAAAGCATGTTTGTGCACAACCAGAAAAAATAGAGAGTGCTTTACATGCAGCAATTTATCCAGGAAATTTTCCATTTGTACATGGTGGTATTGTTGATATTGCTGCTGCGTTATTTTTTTACATTATAAAATCTCATGCTTTTTTTGATGGAAATAAACGAACAGCTTTAATTACTGCAATTGTCTTTTTAGAAAGCAATGGGTGGACTTTAAAATACCCTCTTAGTCCAAAGAATAACGAAATAGCAACTTTAGCTGATGAATGTGCTGCTAGTATAAAAAATTTAGATCAAGTAAAGAAATGGTTTCAGATGCATAAAGTTAAAATAAAACAACTAAATAAATAA
- a CDS encoding Rpn family recombination-promoting nuclease/putative transposase, producing MEFELLDIKNDYVFKRIFGEKEDILIHFLNSVLNYPEDEKIISLTYLNTEINKDQEDDKETRLDVLAKLNNESFVNIEIQVQNTYEYEKRCLYYWAKLYEQQLTSGKKYKSLKPAICIHILNFNFFKDKDYFMTKIKPLDTETRKVFSHDFQLYFLEVPKIPDQYYNELDKWMHFFKGASKETVMAMQTPEIKKAFSTLEYISQDPIARAKYEARRKYELDYNTDMDGAREEGVKIGFTKGFQNGKNEGEQLGFTKGKTEGVQIGEYKRNKEIVLNLLANHFSIEMISKITDLPFSEIEKLKNT from the coding sequence ATGGAATTTGAATTACTTGATATTAAAAATGATTATGTCTTTAAACGCATTTTTGGTGAGAAAGAAGATATTTTAATTCACTTTTTAAATAGTGTGTTAAATTATCCAGAAGATGAAAAAATTATTTCTTTAACTTACCTAAATACTGAAATAAATAAGGATCAGGAAGATGATAAGGAAACTAGGTTAGATGTCTTGGCCAAACTCAACAATGAAAGTTTTGTAAATATAGAAATCCAAGTACAAAATACCTATGAATATGAAAAACGGTGTTTATATTACTGGGCAAAACTTTATGAACAACAATTAACTAGCGGAAAAAAATATAAGTCATTAAAACCTGCAATCTGTATTCATATTTTAAATTTTAATTTCTTTAAAGATAAAGATTATTTTATGACAAAAATTAAACCGTTAGATACAGAAACAAGAAAAGTTTTTTCCCACGATTTTCAACTCTACTTTTTAGAAGTTCCAAAAATCCCAGATCAGTATTATAATGAACTGGATAAATGGATGCACTTTTTTAAAGGTGCTTCAAAGGAGACCGTCATGGCTATGCAAACACCTGAAATTAAAAAAGCATTTAGTACATTGGAATATATCAGCCAAGATCCAATTGCTAGAGCAAAATACGAAGCCAGAAGAAAATATGAACTTGACTACAACACCGATATGGATGGGGCTAGGGAAGAGGGAGTAAAGATTGGTTTTACTAAAGGTTTTCAAAATGGGAAAAATGAGGGAGAGCAACTAGGTTTTACTAAAGGAAAAACTGAAGGAGTTCAGATTGGTGAGTACAAAAGAAACAAAGAAATTGTTTTAAACCTTTTAGCCAATCATTTTTCAATTGAAATGATCAGTAAAATAACAGATCTACCCTTTTCTGAAATAGAGAAACTAAAGAATACTTAG
- a CDS encoding polymorphic toxin-type HINT domain-containing protein, producing MQKLNNYIKFIILILFSHLYSNIAFAEVFSAPTLSKPSAPGTFGARQLDWTVSDLGEVGYSIPIAAPALKQLSMNLSLNYSPTHAYGDAGAFWNFSLMKVSLDLKRGQTQFLTRNLCTQSMADNLNINGTKLIPQSPGIWMTSLNSGRDILKCHENGFVFYKSTGDIFHFGLTPESISMTANGEAIEWLISKHSTFRGKQEIFYEYEKPTGQPTEFGLSNTNIPNLYAKPMLKRIYSDDVELQIQYQENTFKNLHFYGGIPQILFGRVSEISVLKNTHLLRKYVFQYEDSAKVAFPRLYSMQELGSDGKSAYPKTIFSYRGSNSTVSNELSSVNEKFDRSFPSFSDNYFKFADLLSTGKSQMLYQAGSDSFWLTSFDPTKVFAAEPNGGLVTTQKIKVRLEAYTQYSKNLKDLQFVDLMGTGTTDIYSSNGANPVILLNDRKFNEKGELIFKRYARLSRDDYDFIRQCGLDPRKWKTLNLTGQGRSDFLCIGNKNAFILINKGMKLVDAKENRYEIITKRLKVKLDYNLQSTLQDDYAIVDWNADGLSDLLINHGNSIYLLLNTGNFAKGENQSSFFEKLNLGLYRYLGGIKASKMLIGDFTGTGLPSINFKHSRFLINHGLGKPLTELYIENIKKFNPEYAAVVQLTGTGKQQIFAATPATHGNAIIELASRSFPNHLHSVVSADGRFLSFNYTSSVLENQEAITTEQDVEVKQLEMQQPIMPVVLPLLKQIGFSDGINPTRMTRYAYRLPRFDSYLNKYLGFSLVRKQNVGDETQLGTLQEKRFLSGVRLSEVEKFSGFVDYRLQSEKNVIQHEMLQQCLNPSLTAENTQWCTDLAGFSYYQKSGAALDSLSFATGQINSKENYTLENNNFDLRFFSASEYSSNPSLQDKKPELANVLNITEETEKSGENYLTYQKIHSKVTHVYDELGRLITTQQKNSSLLNGEDKVTNYTYFCPLSHPENLKIYCDQVSLEQVSSSLGNVKTITKKIEYDFQTGLPIENWEANQAGDLVLQESATYDQFGRLTKLKQETGEYSIFHWNNSNGNLNSIQTHNDITTEAQYNEFGNIVKLSNSKNNISEFGYDSFGRVVSYSKNQASEPQLKIVHIAQKSWDIFINWLKKVFGLGGVSNNNQLNTDNSTHVFEKYEYAFPKLEFQNGLTLEENLEQINEFDKLLPQFTTASSFTEQTVGKFSNHKMNPGYINTYRRNSIDQELTLVAKNWLSGADEVLYSASKIGVDRFSLANKASINSLGKVYKEYLNSEISFQNVLANELPNKNTFKVKSIYEFYANGEIKNQEFDEGIKQSFNQGVDYVESISPEGRRTKTILNDIGQVVTKQIGLDNQGNVSNETLITNVTYDALSRIIKVTNNDGLIAEQLYAANNKVIAQTNNFLGVSQFFYDNFGRLTQNAICPVGTNIGNCNMLESSILYKQFNYDGLGNLVKEEHTRFERAKGTHAKEVIEYTYGSLKNKNRAEDIGLPIIIKVNSINELGQNESIRNYAYNSEGQISTDELELFLYKTKGSPTGLIKERKSISVYQSYQVSDFAGNVVQLKSRGGFSREHLNKLEDKYFTGYAVQYLNGISQIDKLSFLKDGKEQSVPIQGLNYDSEGYLSTVYLENNLKLKSCWHKRKEIPIAFWAGKATENVDNLCNETNTANSGYFHTRWKYNNDLFPIETKDFSTFVDKSISLAGNSKFTYDQQGRLKSSEGFTNNSIGWGKIDYSYSVGGKIEKIVRSGNFVKDRLSDGFDTLEENYHYSNQNQLGVLQSVTSRSGKQSAISKFTHDGIGYREFGVSPTLAVFTKSKNSNQTEENWTNPQQIPMQKYAWSGRGQLSGVFSAFENSKNQIEAAELLNLKMSDEKGNQLAEFDSVTLNEILASDSKKKTYETEITKLPRNVQFSNGISFERDEIHFDIQVGSFASLRLITRYPALNATNPESLSKQEMQTRKELVLKDLVGSVTQVLDIDTHKIIEKNASEPFGLNRGIPLLTNNVLNQFQTDNKRAESQLYLNPQSNMRENWDTKSYEVINLDSLNDIDKQGMRGSKSFAKGIFSASTGLHNMGVRAYDPARGLWLSPDLFIGQNFHLMFERVKEANLFQYAGNNPIAFNDPSGKLSWDNLKDKFKDAASGKVSGRGHDMSKNPGNSGGLGGKNNFSNSNSNLNSLNNQSSIVNDFLSKITWERIYPNIGPWGFKLNYIKNYMESSQKIQITINILSEAVQYTSMAMGGVGAANAIYQGITKANSLFSFFKSIAKNPGILTGQISKQLCFVAGTLVVTEAGAKEIQDIRPGDKVAAKNPETGEIEFKTVLQTFAHEEESLVTVDVGYANITSTVEHPYYVVGEGYTPAFLLTPGKQLVTTSGKTHYVIGAKFKRQKQMVYNFEVEDHHNYFVSNDGYLVHNACNLNSTGGKKIPTAEIKAPPVKRGKPPTGQDGHPIELHHRNRTPNGPIDEMTRTEHRLGENFKLNHPGNSPTQIDRSEFAKIRNEYWSKEWDSGRFIND from the coding sequence ATGCAAAAATTAAATAATTATATTAAATTTATTATTCTTATTTTATTCTCACATTTATATTCAAATATAGCATTTGCTGAAGTATTTTCAGCACCTACTCTATCAAAACCATCAGCTCCTGGTACTTTTGGGGCGAGGCAATTAGATTGGACTGTTAGCGATTTAGGTGAAGTTGGTTATAGCATTCCAATTGCAGCTCCTGCATTAAAACAATTAAGCATGAATTTAAGTCTCAATTACTCACCAACGCATGCCTATGGTGATGCTGGAGCGTTTTGGAATTTTTCTTTAATGAAAGTTTCTTTAGATTTAAAAAGAGGACAAACACAATTTTTAACCCGTAATTTATGTACGCAGTCAATGGCAGACAATTTAAATATTAATGGGACAAAATTAATACCACAGTCTCCAGGTATTTGGATGACTTCTTTAAATTCAGGAAGAGATATATTAAAATGCCATGAAAATGGATTTGTTTTTTATAAATCTACAGGGGATATTTTTCATTTTGGTTTGACTCCAGAATCTATCAGTATGACTGCGAATGGAGAGGCCATTGAATGGCTTATAAGTAAACACTCTACTTTTCGTGGTAAACAAGAAATATTTTATGAATACGAAAAGCCAACAGGCCAACCTACTGAATTTGGTTTAAGCAATACAAATATTCCTAACTTGTATGCAAAGCCAATGTTAAAAAGAATTTACTCTGATGATGTTGAGCTACAAATTCAATATCAAGAAAATACTTTTAAAAATTTGCATTTTTATGGTGGCATTCCACAAATTTTATTTGGTAGAGTTTCTGAAATTTCTGTATTAAAAAATACCCATTTATTACGCAAATATGTTTTTCAATATGAAGATTCTGCAAAAGTCGCCTTTCCTAGACTTTATTCCATGCAAGAATTGGGTAGTGATGGAAAAAGTGCCTATCCAAAAACAATTTTTAGCTATCGAGGAAGCAACTCAACCGTTAGTAATGAATTAAGCAGCGTGAATGAAAAGTTTGATAGGTCTTTTCCAAGCTTTTCAGACAACTATTTTAAATTTGCAGATTTACTAAGCACAGGTAAATCACAAATGTTATATCAGGCAGGCAGTGATTCATTTTGGTTAACTTCATTTGACCCTACTAAAGTTTTTGCCGCAGAACCAAATGGAGGACTGGTAACTACCCAAAAAATAAAAGTAAGACTAGAAGCATATACTCAATACAGTAAAAATTTAAAAGATTTGCAGTTTGTGGACTTAATGGGAACAGGAACGACTGATATTTATAGTTCCAATGGCGCCAATCCTGTTATTTTATTAAATGACCGAAAATTTAATGAAAAAGGCGAATTGATTTTTAAACGCTATGCAAGACTTAGTCGTGATGACTACGATTTTATCAGACAATGTGGTTTAGACCCTAGAAAGTGGAAAACTTTAAATTTAACTGGACAAGGGCGCAGTGATTTTCTTTGTATCGGTAATAAAAATGCTTTTATTTTAATAAATAAAGGAATGAAATTAGTTGATGCTAAAGAAAATAGGTATGAAATAATCACAAAAAGATTAAAAGTTAAATTAGATTATAACTTGCAATCAACGCTTCAAGATGACTACGCAATTGTTGATTGGAATGCCGATGGACTTTCTGATTTGCTTATTAATCATGGAAATAGTATTTATTTATTACTTAATACAGGTAATTTTGCAAAAGGTGAAAATCAAAGTAGCTTTTTTGAAAAATTAAACTTAGGACTATACCGTTACCTTGGCGGTATCAAAGCTTCAAAAATGCTTATTGGTGATTTTACTGGTACAGGCTTACCAAGTATTAATTTTAAACATAGCCGTTTTTTAATTAATCACGGTTTAGGAAAACCCTTAACAGAATTATACATTGAAAATATTAAAAAATTTAATCCTGAATATGCTGCTGTTGTCCAGTTAACAGGAACTGGCAAGCAACAAATTTTTGCTGCCACACCCGCTACACATGGTAACGCAATTATTGAACTTGCGAGTCGTTCCTTTCCAAATCATTTGCACTCAGTGGTTAGCGCAGATGGTAGATTTTTAAGTTTTAACTACACATCTTCTGTGTTAGAAAATCAAGAAGCAATTACAACAGAACAAGATGTTGAAGTGAAACAGCTTGAAATGCAACAACCTATCATGCCTGTTGTCTTGCCTTTACTAAAACAAATAGGTTTCTCAGATGGGATTAACCCCACAAGAATGACTCGTTATGCATATCGCTTGCCTAGATTTGATAGTTACTTAAATAAGTATCTAGGTTTTTCACTGGTAAGAAAACAAAATGTTGGTGATGAAACGCAATTAGGTACCTTACAAGAAAAAAGATTTTTATCAGGTGTACGCTTAAGTGAAGTTGAAAAATTCTCTGGTTTTGTTGATTATCGCTTACAATCTGAAAAAAATGTGATTCAACATGAAATGTTGCAGCAATGTTTAAATCCATCTTTAACTGCTGAAAATACTCAATGGTGTACTGACTTAGCTGGTTTTTCTTATTATCAAAAATCTGGTGCGGCCTTAGATTCTCTTTCTTTTGCGACAGGGCAAATTAATAGTAAAGAAAATTATACATTAGAAAATAATAATTTTGATTTAAGATTTTTTTCTGCAAGTGAATATTCAAGTAATCCTTCTTTGCAAGATAAAAAACCAGAATTGGCAAATGTTTTAAATATTACTGAGGAAACAGAAAAAAGTGGTGAAAATTATTTAACTTATCAAAAAATACATAGTAAAGTAACGCATGTCTATGATGAACTTGGTAGACTTATTACAACGCAACAAAAAAATTCTTCATTGCTTAATGGGGAAGATAAAGTTACTAATTACACTTATTTTTGTCCGTTATCGCACCCAGAAAATTTAAAAATATATTGTGATCAAGTTTCTTTAGAACAGGTATCTTCTTCACTTGGAAATGTAAAAACAATTACTAAAAAAATTGAATATGATTTTCAAACAGGCTTGCCGATTGAAAATTGGGAAGCCAATCAAGCTGGTGATTTAGTTTTACAAGAATCTGCAACTTATGACCAATTTGGTCGTCTCACAAAATTAAAACAAGAAACAGGTGAATATTCTATATTTCATTGGAATAATTCTAATGGAAATTTAAACAGTATCCAAACACATAATGATATCACAACTGAAGCGCAATATAATGAATTTGGTAATATAGTTAAATTATCTAATTCTAAAAATAATATTTCAGAGTTTGGATATGACAGTTTTGGAAGAGTTGTTTCTTATAGTAAAAATCAAGCCAGCGAACCACAGTTAAAAATTGTGCATATAGCACAGAAGTCTTGGGATATATTTATTAATTGGTTAAAGAAAGTATTTGGATTAGGTGGAGTAAGTAATAATAATCAATTAAACACTGATAATTCAACCCATGTTTTTGAAAAATATGAATATGCATTTCCTAAATTAGAGTTTCAAAATGGTTTAACACTAGAAGAAAATTTAGAACAAATTAATGAATTTGATAAATTGTTGCCGCAATTTACAACAGCTTCATCTTTTACTGAACAAACGGTTGGAAAGTTTAGTAACCATAAGATGAATCCAGGGTATATAAATACTTATCGCAGAAATAGCATAGATCAAGAACTAACATTAGTTGCAAAAAATTGGCTTTCAGGTGCAGATGAAGTTTTGTATTCAGCATCGAAAATAGGTGTTGATAGATTTTCTCTAGCAAATAAAGCAAGTATAAATTCTTTAGGAAAAGTTTATAAAGAATATTTAAATTCTGAAATTAGTTTCCAAAATGTTTTAGCCAATGAATTGCCAAATAAAAATACATTTAAAGTTAAATCAATTTATGAATTTTATGCCAATGGGGAAATTAAAAATCAAGAGTTTGATGAAGGAATTAAACAAAGTTTCAACCAAGGTGTGGACTATGTTGAATCTATCTCTCCTGAAGGAAGAAGAACAAAAACAATATTAAATGATATTGGGCAAGTTGTAACGAAACAAATTGGTTTAGACAATCAAGGGAATGTAAGTAATGAAACATTGATTACAAATGTAACCTATGATGCTTTAAGTCGAATTATAAAAGTTACAAATAACGATGGTTTAATTGCTGAACAGCTTTATGCCGCAAATAATAAAGTCATTGCTCAAACAAATAACTTTTTAGGTGTGTCACAATTTTTCTATGACAATTTTGGTCGCTTAACACAAAATGCAATTTGTCCAGTTGGTACAAATATTGGCAATTGTAATATGCTTGAATCTTCTATTCTTTACAAACAATTTAACTACGATGGATTAGGAAATTTAGTTAAAGAAGAACACACTCGGTTTGAAAGAGCAAAAGGAACGCATGCCAAAGAAGTTATTGAATATACTTATGGATCATTAAAAAATAAAAATAGAGCTGAAGATATTGGTTTACCAATAATAATAAAAGTAAATTCAATAAATGAATTAGGGCAAAATGAAAGTATAAGAAATTATGCTTATAATAGTGAAGGTCAAATTTCAACTGATGAATTAGAATTGTTTCTTTATAAAACAAAAGGCTCTCCAACTGGTTTAATTAAAGAAAGAAAAAGTATAAGTGTTTATCAATCTTATCAAGTATCAGATTTTGCTGGAAATGTAGTACAGTTAAAATCAAGAGGCGGTTTTTCTAGAGAGCATTTAAATAAATTAGAAGACAAATATTTTACTGGTTATGCCGTCCAATATTTAAATGGAATTTCACAAATTGATAAATTAAGTTTCCTTAAAGATGGAAAAGAACAAAGTGTCCCTATTCAAGGGTTAAATTATGATTCTGAAGGCTACTTAAGTACTGTTTACTTAGAAAATAATTTAAAATTAAAATCCTGCTGGCACAAAAGGAAAGAAATTCCAATTGCGTTTTGGGCTGGTAAAGCTACTGAAAACGTAGATAATTTATGTAATGAAACAAATACAGCTAACAGTGGATATTTTCATACCCGTTGGAAATATAATAATGATTTATTTCCAATAGAAACGAAAGACTTTTCTACATTTGTAGATAAATCTATTTCATTAGCTGGCAATTCAAAGTTTACTTATGACCAACAAGGGCGTTTAAAATCAAGTGAAGGTTTTACTAATAATTCAATTGGTTGGGGTAAAATTGATTATTCATATTCCGTTGGTGGAAAAATAGAGAAAATTGTTAGATCTGGAAATTTTGTTAAGGATAGATTGAGTGACGGATTTGATACTCTAGAAGAAAATTATCATTATTCAAACCAAAATCAGCTTGGTGTATTACAGTCAGTTACTTCTAGATCAGGAAAACAATCTGCAATTTCAAAATTTACTCATGATGGTATTGGCTATCGTGAATTTGGTGTTTCACCAACTCTTGCTGTTTTTACAAAAAGCAAAAATAGTAATCAAACTGAGGAAAACTGGACTAATCCACAACAAATTCCAATGCAAAAATACGCTTGGAGTGGACGTGGACAATTATCAGGCGTATTTTCTGCATTTGAAAATAGTAAAAATCAGATTGAAGCAGCTGAATTGCTTAATTTAAAAATGAGCGATGAAAAGGGCAATCAACTTGCAGAGTTTGATTCTGTTACGTTGAATGAAATTCTTGCTTCAGATAGTAAGAAAAAAACTTACGAAACTGAAATTACGAAGTTACCAAGAAATGTTCAATTTTCTAATGGAATTAGTTTTGAACGAGATGAAATTCATTTTGATATCCAAGTGGGTAGTTTTGCTTCATTAAGATTAATTACAAGATATCCAGCACTCAATGCAACAAATCCTGAATCTTTAAGTAAACAAGAAATGCAAACAAGAAAAGAACTTGTTTTAAAAGATTTAGTGGGAAGTGTTACTCAGGTTTTAGATATCGATACACATAAAATTATTGAAAAAAATGCTAGCGAACCTTTTGGATTGAATAGAGGAATTCCTTTATTAACGAATAATGTTTTAAATCAATTTCAAACAGATAATAAAAGAGCTGAAAGTCAATTATATTTAAATCCACAAAGCAATATGCGAGAAAATTGGGATACAAAATCTTATGAAGTAATTAATTTAGATAGTTTAAATGATATTGATAAACAAGGTATGCGCGGCTCAAAATCCTTTGCAAAAGGGATATTCTCAGCATCTACTGGATTACACAATATGGGTGTGCGAGCTTACGATCCTGCACGTGGATTGTGGTTATCTCCTGATTTATTTATTGGCCAAAATTTTCATTTAATGTTTGAAAGAGTTAAAGAAGCCAATTTATTTCAATATGCTGGAAACAATCCTATAGCATTTAATGATCCGAGTGGGAAATTAAGTTGGGACAATTTAAAAGATAAATTCAAAGATGCGGCAAGCGGAAAAGTAAGTGGGCGTGGTCATGATATGTCCAAAAACCCAGGAAATTCAGGTGGGCTAGGTGGTAAGAATAATTTTTCGAATAGTAATAGTAATTTAAACTCTCTGAACAATCAAAGTTCTATTGTAAATGATTTCTTATCAAAAATTACATGGGAAAGAATTTATCCGAATATAGGTCCTTGGGGATTCAAATTAAATTATATAAAAAATTACATGGAAAGTAGTCAAAAGATTCAAATTACAATAAATATTCTTTCAGAAGCTGTTCAATATACTAGTATGGCTATGGGTGGTGTTGGTGCTGCAAATGCTATTTACCAAGGCATTACAAAAGCAAATTCATTATTTAGTTTTTTTAAAAGTATAGCAAAAAATCCTGGTATTTTAACTGGACAGATTAGTAAACAACTTTGTTTTGTAGCTGGTACTTTAGTTGTTACAGAAGCTGGTGCAAAAGAAATTCAAGATATTCGACCTGGTGATAAGGTAGCAGCAAAAAATCCTGAAACTGGTGAAATTGAATTTAAAACAGTTTTACAAACATTTGCACATGAAGAAGAATCTTTGGTTACGGTTGATGTTGGCTATGCAAATATTACAAGCACAGTGGAACATCCCTATTATGTTGTAGGTGAAGGTTATACACCAGCATTTCTTCTTACCCCCGGAAAGCAATTAGTCACTACTTCTGGTAAAACTCATTATGTTATTGGTGCGAAATTTAAACGCCAAAAACAAATGGTATATAATTTTGAAGTTGAAGATCATCATAATTATTTTGTATCGAATGATGGGTATTTGGTTCATAATGCTTGTAATTTAAACTCTACAGGTGGTAAGAAAATTCCAACTGCTGAGATTAAAGCACCTCCTGTTAAAAGGGGAAAACCTCCAACAGGACAAGATGGACATCCAATAGAATTGCATCATAGGAATAGGACTCCAAACGGGCCTATTGATGAAATGACAAGGACAGAACATAGATTGGGAGAAAATTTTAAGTTAAATCACCCAGGAAATTCTCCTACTCAAATTGATAGGAGTGAATTTGCAAAAATTAGAAATGAATATTGGTCTAAAGAATGGGACTCAGGGAGATTTATTAATGATTAA